From the Lathyrus oleraceus cultivar Zhongwan6 chromosome 4, CAAS_Psat_ZW6_1.0, whole genome shotgun sequence genome, one window contains:
- the LOC127075688 gene encoding U-box domain-containing protein 4, translated as MDTKHRAVRNLVSKLSSVSERTRIEALCELRQMSKQDPETRPVITESGAIPYLAETLYSSSHPSQENATATLLNLSITEKEPIMSTRGVLDALAHVISHHSSTSAAAAVQSAAATIHSLLSSVDDYRTVVGSKREIVYALVDILRCHRSSPPRTVKDALKALFAIALHPLNRGTMVQFGVVPALFSLIVNDGRVGIVEDATAVIAQVAGCEESIEAFRKVSGVGVLADLLDLATGSSMRTRENAVSALLNLVRCGGDAVAGDVRDAVAFGALDGIGDVRDKGSAKGKSKATELMKVMLGNGHSNVVFNSGSSFGSSPMNEFSGSSF; from the coding sequence ATGGACACAAAACACCGCGCCGTGCGGAACCTAGTCTCAAAGCTAAGCTCCGTTTCCGAACGAACCCGAATCGAAGCTCTCTGCGAGCTTCGGCAAATGTCAAAACAAGACCCGGAAACCCGACCCGTAATTACAGAATCAGGCGCGATTCCGTACCTAGCAGAAACTCTCTATTCTTCTTCTCATCCGTCGCAAGAAAACGCAACCGCAACGCTTCTTAACCTTTCCATAACAGAAAAAGAACCTATCATGTCCACACGCGGTGTTCTCGACGCGCTCGCACACGTTATATCTCATCATTCTTCAACCTCCGCCGCCGCCGCTGTTCAATCCGCCGCCGCTACAATTCACAGCCTTCTTTCGTCTGTCGATGATTACCGTACTGTCGTTGGATCCAAACGCGAGATCGTTTATGCGCTTGTTGATATCCTCCGTTGTCACCGTTCATCACCGCCGCGAACGGTTAAAGACGCGTTGAAAGCGCTTTTCGCAATCGCGCTTCATCCGTTAAACCGTGGTACTATGGTTCAGTTTGGTGTTGTTCCGGCGCTGTTCTCTCTCATCGTTAACGATGGTAGAGTAGGGATAGTTGAAGACGCAACCGCCGTCATCGCGCAGGTTGCCGGTTGCGAAGAAAGCATTGAGGCTTTCCGGAAGGTTTCCGGTGTTGGGGTACTCGCGGATCTACTCGATCTTGCGACTGGTTCTAGTATGAGGACGAGAGAAAATGCAGTGTCGGCGCTGCTTAATCTTGTGCGATGCGGCGGAGATGCGGTGGCCGGAGATGTTAGAGACGCCGTAGCTTTTGGTGCGTTGGACGGAATTGGTGATGTTAGAGATAAAGGGAGCGCTAAGGGGAAGAGTAAGGCTACGGAGTTGATGAAGGTGATGCTTGGTAATGGTCATAGTAATGTCGTTTTCAATAGTGGTTCGTCGTTTGGTTCTTCTCCGATGAATGAATTTAGTGGATCGTCGTTTTGA